One region of Papaver somniferum cultivar HN1 unplaced genomic scaffold, ASM357369v1 unplaced-scaffold_131, whole genome shotgun sequence genomic DNA includes:
- the LOC113332339 gene encoding uncharacterized protein LOC113332339, with protein sequence MINVMFSDNPRKPEFLSTFLYGSVYHEEKMEQLKYIGEIGSRANLPWVIIGDLNITMHAHERSTFSTPTNVGYPEIQSIIDTADISDLGYIGNKFTWNNRPSGNDCIYARLDRALDNDHWLTHYGSSFVRHIDTIGSDHIPIILETNPMSSQDVRGSSPFRLINKLRFVKHDLKHWNIHHFGNIDHKWVNDRVNLETLLVNNFSSIGTTSNPYRNTEILNCIDPCISDIDNLSLLRPVTKQEIINTINQMTPWTSPGPDGFPPGFYKENIGLLIDDVWQTVNSFFESKHLLKEMNHTFLSFIPKIDNPSSPSNFRPISLCNTNYKIISKIIANRMKLFLSKMISPYHAAYVPNRNIQDNVIIAHELVHTMKRKTKKDKWGVMGLKLDMCKAFDRVEYCFLRDILKAFGFSEHWYLIHAEENNLIHDIKVSRLPPSINHLLFADDCLIFAKASHTEANNLLGLIKDFCMASGQVINLQKSGCFFSNNVHPDHVVSIINDLKVKKIALNEKHLGLPLFITSSRTDSFNYLNDHFDKMVAKWKAWKLIHNPNALWVAILRCKYFNNCHPLHYSKKDDCSWAWRNTCRGLDFILKHSIWEVKDGKSISAFRDRWIYNSCEPMLVANPSPNLTVSDFINDDTKSWNSELVRSFFTPNNAKNILDSRIPISGSDRLIWPHSKNDPFNVKSAYKVISGQIEYM encoded by the exons ATGATTAATGTCATGTTTTCTGATAATCCTAGGAAGCCTGAATTTCTATCCACTTTTCTCTATGGTTCTGTATACCATGAAGAGAAAATGGAACAATTGAAATACATTGGAGAAATTGGCTCTAGAGCCAATCTTCCATGGGTAATCATAGGTGATCTCAATATTACTATGCATGCCCATGAAAGATCTACTTTCTCGACTCCCACTAATGTAGGGTATCCTGAAATTCAATCAATCATAGATACTGCTGATATTTCTGATTTAGGATACATTGGAAATAAATTTACTTGGAACAATAGACCGTCTGGCAATGATTGTATTTATGCTCGACTAGATAGGGCTCTTGATAATGATCATTGGTTAACCCATTATGGTTCCTCTTTTGTCCGCCATATTGACACTATAGGTAGTGATCATATACCAATTATCTTGGAGACTAATCCCATGTCTAGCCAAG ATGTTAGAGGCTCTTCTCCATTCAGATTAATTAACAAACTTAGGTTTGTTAAACATGATCTAAAACATTGGAATATCCATCATTTTGGAAATATTGATCATAAG TGGGTTAATGATAGAGTTAATCTTGAAACCCTATTGGTAAATAATTTCAGTTCGATAGGGACTACTTCTAATCCTTATAGAAATACTGAAATTCTTAATTGCATAGACCCTTGCATCTCAGATATTGATAACTTGTCCCTTCTTAGACCTGTTACTAAGCAGGAAATTATTAACACAATAAACCAAATGACCCCCTGGACTTCCCCAGGGCCCGATGGTTTTCCACCTGGGTTTTATAAAGAAAATATTGGTCTTCTCATAGACGATGTTTGGCAAACAGTCAATAGTTTTTTTGAATCTAAACATCTTTTAAAGGAGATGAACCATACTTTCTTGTCTTTCATCCCAAAAATAGATAATCCTTCTAGTCCCTCTAATTTTAGACCTATCTCATTATGTAATACTAATTACAAAATCATTTCTAAGATTATTGCGAATAGAATGAAACTGTTTCTAAGCAAAATGATAAGCCCTTATCATGCTGCTTATGTTCCTAATAGGAATATTCAAGACAATGTCATCATTGCTCATGAACTGGTTCACACAATGAAGAGGAAGACGAAAAAGGATAAATGGGGTGTCATGGGCCTTAAACTTGACATGTGTAAGGCCTTTGACAGAGTTGAATATTGTTTTCTAAGAGATATTCTTAAAGCTTTTGGATTTTCTGAGCATTG GTATCTCATTCATGCTGAAGAGAATAACCTTATTCACGACATTAAAGTTAGCAGATTACCCCCTAGCATAAATCATCTTCTTTTTGCCGACGATTGTCTCATTTTTGCAAAAGCCTCTCATACTGAAGCTAATAATCTGTTGGGATTAATTAAGGATTTTTGTATGGCTTCTGGTCAAGTgattaatcttcaaaaatctggatGTTTCTTTAGTAATAATGTACATCCTGATCATGTTGTTTCCATTATCAACGACTTAAAAGTTAAGAAGATTGCTTTGAATGAAAAACACCTAGGTCTTCCCCTTTTTATAACTAGTTCTAGAACTGATTCCTTTAACTATCTTAATGATCATTTTGATAAAATGGTTGCTAAGTGGAAAG CTTGGAAGTTGATTCACAATCCTAATGCTCTGTGGGTGGCCATTCTTAGATGCAAATACTTTAATAACTGTCACCCTCTTCACTACTCTAAGAAGGATGATTGTTCCTGGGCTTGGAGGAATACTTGTCGAGGTTTAGATTTCATTTTGAAACATTCTATTTGGGAAGTTAAGGATGGTAAGAGTATTTCTGCATTTAGAGATAGATGGATTTATAATTCTTGTGAGCCTATGCTTGTTGCTAACCCCAGTCCGAACCTTACTGTCTCTGATTTCATAAATGATGATACTAAATCTTGGAATTCTGAGCTAGTTAGATCTTTTTTCACTCCTAATAATGCTAAAAATATCCTTGATTCTAGGATCCCCATTTCAGGAAGTGATAGACTTATTTGGCCACATTCTAAAAATGACCCATTTAACGTTAAGTCTGCTTATAAAGTCATCTCTGGCCAGATTGAGTATATGTAG
- the LOC113332340 gene encoding uncharacterized protein LOC113332340, producing MCIFDTLETLEHILLHCQFAKSVWSLTPYVDLIAQDSNSSISLHDWVVKWITDNSLKDEAAAVFTIAWSIWKDRCSCVFQGKTLNHHATARLAMKLVTDTETYLNDAISKESVHVHSSEEKNLSTSTNSLPSDCVLVFSDAAFDKNTNLFGICLIMLNIAGSFIGCKLKAGSVRNAEEAGSLALLEAVTWEKAKSLEKVCFISDAKIVIDDFNSTSNQLFWYNKSVLEDCYQFLLSFG from the coding sequence ATGTGTATCTTTGACACTCTTGAAACTCTTGAGCATATTTTGTTACACTGTCAATTCGCCAAGTCAGTTTGGTCATTAACCCCATATGTTGACTTGATTGCGCAAGATAGTAATTCTTCTATCAGCCTCCATGACTGGGTGGTCAAATGGATTACTGACAACAGTTTGAAAGACGAGGCTGCTGCTGTTTTCACTATTGCTTGGAGTATTTGGAAAGACAGATGCTCTTGTGTATTCCAAGGAAAAACCTTAAACCATCATGCTACTGCTAGATTAGCAATGAAACTGGTCACTGACACTGAGACCTATTTAAATGATGCTATATCAAAAGAGTCTGTACATGTACACTCTTCTGAAGAGAAAAATCTTTCCACAAGCACCAATTCTTTGCCATCTGATTGTGTGCTTGTTTTCAGTGATGCTGCTTTTGATAAAAATACTAACTTGTTTGGTATTTGTTTAATCATGTTAAACATTGCAGGTTCTTTCATTGGATGCAAACTCAAAGCAGGGTCAGTGAGGAATGCAGAGGAGGCGGGAAGTCTAGCATTACTAGAGGCTGTGACATGGGAAAAAGCTAAAAGCCTGGAGAAAGTTTGCTTCATTAGTGATGCTAAAATAGTTATAGATGATTTTAATTCCACTAGCAACCAATTATTTTGGTATAATAAATCAGTCTTAGAAGACTGTTACCAGTTCTTGCTTTCATTTGGTTAA